One Brevibacillus choshinensis genomic window carries:
- the glyQ gene encoding glycine--tRNA ligase subunit alpha, whose translation MKMTFQDIILTLQNFWAKQNCLIVQPYDVEKGAGTLNPMTFLRSIGPEPWNVAYVEPSRRPADGRYGENPNRLYQHHQFQVIMKPSPDNIQELYLESLRQLGIEPLEHDIRFVEDNWEHPGLGAWGLGWEVWLDGMEITQFTYFQQVGGLECKPVAVELTYGLERLASYIQEKENVFDLEWVNGYTYGDVFLQPEYEHSKYTFELSDVDMLFNLYNTYEAEAKRLMKECLVYPAYDYVLKCSHTFNLLDARGVISVTERAGYIARVRNLSREVAQTYYAERERLGFPLLQKSDAASQSGAPALKGEDSNE comes from the coding sequence TCATTTTGACGCTGCAAAACTTTTGGGCGAAACAAAATTGCCTGATTGTCCAGCCGTATGACGTGGAAAAAGGGGCTGGGACACTCAACCCGATGACCTTCCTTCGCTCCATTGGCCCTGAACCGTGGAACGTCGCTTACGTAGAGCCTTCCCGTCGACCTGCTGACGGACGTTACGGTGAAAACCCAAACCGTCTCTACCAGCACCACCAATTCCAGGTGATCATGAAGCCGTCGCCAGACAATATCCAGGAGCTGTATCTGGAGAGCTTGCGCCAGCTGGGAATCGAGCCGCTGGAGCACGACATTCGCTTTGTGGAAGACAACTGGGAGCATCCAGGACTTGGTGCATGGGGACTCGGCTGGGAAGTATGGCTGGACGGAATGGAGATTACCCAGTTCACGTACTTCCAGCAGGTGGGCGGCCTCGAATGCAAGCCTGTTGCGGTGGAATTGACCTACGGACTGGAGCGCCTCGCTTCCTACATTCAAGAAAAAGAAAATGTGTTCGACCTGGAGTGGGTGAACGGCTATACCTATGGCGACGTGTTCCTCCAGCCTGAGTACGAGCATTCCAAATACACCTTCGAGCTGTCTGACGTGGACATGCTGTTCAACCTGTACAACACCTACGAAGCAGAAGCCAAGCGACTGATGAAAGAGTGTCTGGTGTACCCTGCATACGATTACGTGCTGAAGTGCTCCCATACGTTTAACCTGCTGGATGCGAGAGGTGTGATCAGCGTAACTGAGCGTGCTGGCTACATCGCACGTGTACGGAACCTGTCCCGTGAAGTGGCGCAAACCTATTACGCAGAGCGTGAACGCCTGGGCTTCCCGCTTTTGCAAAAAAGCGACGCAGCCTCGCAATCTGGCGCGCCAGCCCTGAAAGGAGAGGATTCGAATGAGTAA
- the glyS gene encoding glycine--tRNA ligase subunit beta has product MSKRDLLLEIGLEEMPARFVAGAAAQLKEKVEKWLAAERIPFEQITSMESPRRFAVLVNGLAEKQPDRNDEAKGPARKIAQDEAGNWSKAALGFARSNGVEPDQLYFKDVNGVEYVHARKSEAGKETKTLLPQLADTIAGMNFPKNMRWGANDLKYVRPIRWMVALFGEELIDLEIAGVKSGRITRGHRFLGAEVEINHPAEYASKLAEQYVMVNPDERRAAIVEQIRRMEQENGWNIPMDEGLLDEVVHLVEYPTALYGTFEEEFLTIPREVLVTSMREHQRYFPVENAQGQLLNHFVTVRNGDSRALENVAKGNEKVLRARLSDARFFYVEDQKLPIDSCLKRLETIVFHEELGTIGDKVRRVRKTAAQIAEKLGVSQEEAGQVDRIAEIAKFDLVTNMVGEFPELQGIMGEDYARKAGENEIVASGVFEHYLPRFAGDLTPKSAQGAIVSLADKLDTIVGIFSIGIVPTGSQDPYGLRRMAAGIVTILLERGWQLSLEQLWDATLATYTEQGVNKRTVEEVKKDLVDFFALRLKNVLQENGVRYDVVDAVLSADLSLVPEVLAKAKALMTAVSDEEFKLIVEQFNRVNNLAQKAEADRVEEALFVEDVERALYRAYLSVQQEVGSLADQEKALATLATLREPIKAFFDSVMVMAEDQAVRANRLGLLQRLSRLIFAYADFSKLVFA; this is encoded by the coding sequence ATGAGTAAGCGCGATCTGCTTTTGGAAATCGGACTTGAAGAAATGCCTGCCCGCTTCGTCGCAGGGGCGGCGGCACAACTGAAGGAAAAAGTCGAAAAATGGCTGGCGGCTGAACGGATCCCGTTTGAACAAATCACTTCCATGGAATCCCCGCGCCGTTTTGCCGTATTGGTCAACGGACTTGCCGAAAAGCAGCCAGACCGCAATGACGAAGCCAAAGGACCTGCACGCAAGATTGCGCAGGATGAGGCTGGCAACTGGTCGAAGGCAGCGCTCGGATTTGCCCGCAGCAACGGTGTAGAGCCGGATCAGCTGTACTTTAAAGACGTGAACGGCGTGGAATATGTGCATGCCCGCAAATCAGAGGCTGGAAAAGAGACCAAAACTCTCCTCCCTCAGCTAGCGGATACGATCGCAGGCATGAACTTTCCGAAAAATATGCGCTGGGGTGCCAATGATCTCAAATACGTCCGTCCGATTCGCTGGATGGTCGCACTGTTCGGGGAGGAGCTGATTGACCTCGAAATCGCAGGTGTAAAAAGCGGCCGCATCACGCGCGGTCATCGCTTCCTCGGTGCAGAGGTGGAAATCAACCATCCTGCTGAATACGCAAGCAAGCTGGCCGAGCAGTACGTAATGGTCAATCCGGATGAACGCCGTGCGGCCATCGTGGAGCAAATTCGCCGAATGGAACAGGAAAATGGCTGGAACATTCCGATGGACGAAGGCCTTCTTGACGAGGTCGTGCATCTGGTAGAATATCCGACAGCCCTGTACGGAACGTTTGAAGAGGAGTTTCTGACGATTCCGCGCGAGGTTCTGGTAACCTCCATGCGTGAGCATCAGCGTTACTTCCCGGTGGAAAACGCCCAAGGACAGCTGCTGAACCACTTCGTTACCGTGCGCAACGGGGACAGCCGCGCGCTGGAAAACGTAGCGAAAGGAAATGAAAAGGTACTCCGCGCCCGTCTTTCTGACGCCCGCTTCTTCTATGTAGAAGATCAGAAGCTGCCGATTGACAGCTGCCTCAAGCGTCTGGAGACCATCGTTTTCCACGAGGAACTCGGAACGATCGGAGACAAGGTGCGCCGTGTGCGCAAAACGGCAGCGCAGATTGCTGAAAAGCTGGGTGTGAGCCAGGAAGAAGCGGGGCAGGTAGATCGGATCGCTGAAATTGCGAAATTCGATTTGGTGACCAACATGGTTGGGGAATTCCCAGAGCTGCAGGGTATCATGGGAGAAGACTACGCGCGCAAAGCAGGAGAGAACGAGATTGTAGCAAGCGGTGTGTTTGAACACTATCTGCCGCGCTTTGCAGGCGATCTGACGCCGAAGTCTGCGCAGGGAGCGATCGTGAGCCTGGCAGATAAGCTCGATACCATCGTAGGGATTTTCTCGATCGGCATCGTGCCGACCGGTTCTCAGGACCCATATGGATTGCGCCGCATGGCAGCAGGTATCGTAACGATTTTGCTGGAGAGAGGCTGGCAGCTGTCTTTGGAGCAGCTCTGGGATGCAACTCTTGCGACCTACACCGAACAAGGGGTAAACAAGAGAACGGTCGAAGAAGTGAAAAAAGATCTCGTCGATTTCTTTGCCCTTCGCTTGAAAAACGTTCTTCAGGAAAACGGCGTTCGCTACGATGTCGTGGATGCCGTTCTGTCTGCTGATTTGTCTTTGGTGCCTGAAGTTTTGGCCAAGGCCAAAGCCTTGATGACAGCTGTCAGCGATGAGGAATTCAAGCTGATCGTGGAACAATTCAACCGCGTAAACAACCTGGCACAGAAGGCGGAAGCTGACCGTGTCGAGGAAGCGCTGTTCGTTGAAGACGTTGAACGCGCGCTGTACCGGGCCTACCTGTCCGTTCAGCAGGAAGTGGGAAGCCTGGCGGATCAGGAAAAAGCATTGGCTACGCTGGCTACCCTGCGTGAGCCGATCAAAGCGTTCTTCGACAGCGTCATGGTTATGGCAGAGGATCAGGCTGTTCGCGCCAACAGGCTCGGCCTTTTGCAGCGACTCTCTCGCCTCATTTTCGCCTACGCTGATTTTTCCAAGCTCGTTTTTGCATAA
- a CDS encoding helix-turn-helix transcriptional regulator, whose product MVIELTKRQEQILQIVKDEGPITGEHIADRLHLTRATLRPDLSILTMSGYLEARPRVGYFYAGRPASSVISERLHKLLVNDYKAVPIVVSESASAYDAIVTLFLEDVGTLFVVNQKGYLAGVISRKDLLRASLGNKTLEDVPVSIIMSRMPNIITCAPEETLYAAAKKLIDFQIDSLPVVRPSEEDPKQMELTGRVTKTTIAKAFVELGSEPKV is encoded by the coding sequence TTGGTCATCGAGCTTACCAAACGACAAGAGCAGATCTTACAGATCGTGAAGGATGAAGGTCCAATTACGGGAGAGCACATCGCGGATCGCTTGCATTTGACCCGCGCGACACTGCGCCCCGATCTTTCCATTCTCACGATGTCAGGTTATTTAGAAGCCAGGCCTCGGGTCGGGTATTTTTATGCTGGGAGACCCGCAAGTTCGGTCATAAGTGAACGGCTTCACAAGCTTCTCGTCAATGACTACAAGGCGGTTCCTATCGTTGTTTCCGAATCAGCCTCTGCTTACGATGCCATCGTGACCCTGTTTTTGGAGGATGTAGGGACACTGTTCGTCGTGAATCAGAAAGGCTACTTGGCTGGAGTCATTTCTAGAAAAGACTTGCTGCGTGCCTCGCTCGGCAACAAGACGCTGGAGGATGTCCCTGTCAGCATCATCATGTCACGAATGCCCAATATCATCACGTGCGCACCTGAGGAAACGCTGTACGCAGCAGCCAAAAAACTCATCGACTTCCAGATCGACTCCTTGCCGGTGGTTCGTCCGAGTGAGGAAGATCCCAAGCAGATGGAGCTGACTGGACGAGTCACCAAGACAACGATCGCCAAAGCATTTGTAGAACTGGGCAGCGAACCGAAAGTGTAG
- a CDS encoding pyruvate, water dikinase regulatory protein — translation MQGNRQGQLIYVVSDSIGETAELVVRAGASQFDRFLIDVQKYPYIEDKESIDEIIASAKESKAMIVFTLVIPELNAYITQQAALHGIPAIDVMGPLMQTLQNMLQEPPTGKPGLVRRLDEEYFRKVDAIEFAVKYDDGRDPRGLLRADVVLIGVSRTSKTPLSMYLANKRLKVANVPLVPEVEPPEELFQVPPERCIGLTINPEQLNGIRTERLKALGLTAQANYANLDRIADELAYSNKIIERLGCPVIDVSKKAVEETANIILEMIRKNNLRSEKK, via the coding sequence ATGCAAGGAAACAGGCAAGGACAGCTCATCTACGTGGTATCAGACTCCATCGGTGAAACAGCCGAGCTTGTTGTTCGCGCTGGAGCAAGTCAGTTTGACCGTTTTTTGATTGATGTTCAGAAGTACCCCTACATAGAAGACAAAGAATCCATTGACGAGATCATTGCTTCTGCGAAAGAATCCAAGGCAATGATCGTTTTTACGCTGGTCATCCCTGAGCTAAACGCCTACATCACCCAGCAAGCTGCGCTGCACGGGATTCCTGCCATCGACGTTATGGGGCCTCTCATGCAAACGCTGCAAAACATGCTGCAGGAGCCTCCTACCGGAAAGCCTGGGCTGGTCCGTCGCTTGGACGAAGAGTATTTCCGCAAGGTCGACGCGATTGAATTTGCAGTCAAATACGATGATGGGCGCGACCCGCGTGGATTGCTACGTGCCGACGTAGTTCTGATCGGAGTTTCCCGTACGTCCAAGACGCCTTTGTCGATGTATCTGGCGAACAAACGCTTGAAGGTAGCAAACGTGCCTCTGGTGCCGGAAGTGGAGCCGCCAGAAGAACTCTTCCAGGTGCCACCGGAGCGCTGTATTGGGCTTACGATCAATCCGGAGCAGCTGAACGGCATTCGCACGGAACGATTGAAAGCGCTTGGCTTGACAGCGCAGGCGAACTACGCCAATCTGGACCGGATTGCGGATGAGCTGGCGTATTCCAACAAAATTATTGAGCGTTTGGGCTGCCCCGTAATCGACGTTTCGAAAAAGGCCGTCGAGGAAACTGCCAACATTATTCTTGAGATGATTCGCAAAAACAACCTTCGCAGTGAAAAGAAATAG
- the dnaG gene encoding DNA primase: MAGPTSDEFVKQVRAAVDIVDVVGEYVQLRKSGRAFLGLCPFHSEKSPSFNVNAERQFFHCFGCGAGGDVFSFLMKLEQLTFPEALHKLAERAGIAVPEPQHEEVSPEKRARQAMQEAHQLVSKLYHYVLTETPYGVEAMKYLTKRGMSQQTLTEYQIGFAPDSWDFVTQFLKKRNFSQDLMVEAGLLAKSDAGKVFDRFRGRVMFPIHDSQGNVIGFGGRLLDNTKPKSQPKYLNSPESLLFNKSATLFNLHRARPHIRKRKQVLLFEGYVDVVSAWQAGFMQGVATLGTALTEQQARILRRNVDSVVLCYDGDAAGQEATSKAIHVLQQAGLVVRVAPLPQGTDPDDYIRQHGAEAFSQQVLLQAMPVTAFRLKHLRSQYVINDETDKTRLIAKAVEIINELDSPVERDLYQRQLAEEYSLTLGDLKWESKRAYKQQKSERQRDKVSPAWNNSINNGKVTLAKTLPPAYHTAERMLLYYMMRNADIAQRVQQECNAHFQVDIHDALAAYLYAYYAEGNPEDPGKFIHYVQDESLKQLASGLAMMECKEDVSDLEIGDYIKQVNNYPKRAELERLREEQRSLHLQAAAADSEDARKQLEIQAAITGMKILELENALKEG; encoded by the coding sequence ATGGCTGGTCCCACTTCTGATGAGTTTGTAAAACAAGTGCGTGCCGCTGTCGACATCGTAGACGTTGTAGGAGAGTATGTACAACTGAGAAAAAGCGGTCGTGCCTTTCTCGGTCTATGTCCATTTCACTCTGAGAAGAGCCCTTCCTTTAACGTGAACGCGGAGCGACAGTTTTTTCATTGCTTTGGATGTGGAGCAGGAGGGGATGTCTTTTCCTTCCTGATGAAACTGGAACAGTTGACTTTTCCGGAAGCCCTCCACAAACTGGCAGAGCGTGCTGGAATTGCTGTGCCCGAACCACAGCACGAAGAAGTTTCTCCAGAAAAACGGGCGAGACAAGCCATGCAGGAAGCGCATCAGCTTGTTTCAAAGCTGTACCATTACGTACTGACTGAGACTCCGTATGGTGTAGAAGCGATGAAGTACCTCACCAAACGTGGAATGTCCCAGCAGACGTTAACCGAGTATCAAATTGGGTTTGCCCCGGATTCGTGGGATTTCGTCACACAGTTTTTAAAGAAACGGAACTTTTCCCAGGATCTGATGGTGGAAGCAGGTTTACTTGCAAAAAGTGACGCCGGAAAAGTGTTCGACCGTTTTCGCGGTCGCGTCATGTTCCCCATCCACGATTCGCAGGGAAATGTCATCGGATTCGGCGGTCGGTTATTGGACAACACCAAGCCCAAGTCGCAGCCCAAGTATTTGAATAGTCCTGAAAGCCTTCTGTTCAACAAAAGCGCCACCCTTTTCAATCTTCATCGCGCCCGTCCTCACATTCGCAAGAGAAAGCAGGTGCTGTTGTTCGAGGGATATGTCGACGTGGTGTCGGCGTGGCAGGCAGGCTTCATGCAAGGTGTGGCTACTTTAGGAACGGCGCTGACCGAGCAGCAGGCTCGAATCCTTCGGCGGAATGTGGATTCAGTCGTTCTCTGTTACGACGGAGATGCAGCAGGTCAAGAAGCGACGAGCAAGGCGATTCACGTTTTGCAGCAGGCAGGATTGGTCGTGCGGGTAGCTCCATTGCCTCAAGGCACGGACCCTGACGATTACATTCGCCAGCATGGGGCCGAAGCGTTTTCCCAGCAGGTATTGTTGCAGGCAATGCCGGTTACGGCTTTCCGTTTGAAACATTTGCGGAGCCAGTACGTAATAAATGATGAGACAGATAAAACGCGCCTGATCGCAAAGGCGGTAGAAATCATCAACGAACTGGACAGCCCGGTGGAACGCGACTTGTATCAGCGGCAATTGGCAGAGGAGTATTCCCTGACCCTCGGCGATTTAAAATGGGAGTCAAAACGCGCTTACAAACAGCAAAAAAGTGAGCGCCAAAGGGATAAAGTATCGCCAGCATGGAATAATAGTATAAATAATGGCAAAGTTACGCTCGCGAAAACTCTGCCACCCGCTTACCACACGGCTGAGCGCATGCTGTTGTACTACATGATGCGGAATGCAGATATTGCCCAAAGGGTGCAGCAGGAATGCAATGCTCACTTTCAGGTGGACATTCATGATGCGTTAGCCGCCTACCTGTACGCTTACTACGCAGAGGGAAATCCGGAAGACCCTGGAAAGTTTATACATTACGTGCAAGACGAATCGTTAAAGCAATTAGCCTCGGGATTGGCCATGATGGAATGTAAGGAAGACGTATCTGATTTAGAGATCGGCGATTACATCAAACAAGTGAATAACTACCCGAAGCGTGCCGAGTTGGAACGATTGCGCGAAGAGCAGCGGAGCTTACACCTCCAAGCGGCCGCAGCGGACAGCGAGGATGCGCGCAAACAACTGGAAATTCAAGCAGCCATCACAGGGATGAAGATTCTTGAATTGGAAAATGCTTTAAAAGAAGGGTAG
- the rpoD gene encoding RNA polymerase sigma factor RpoD, whose protein sequence is MNKQNITSDMEAMSIEQVKEQLVELGKKRGALSYKEITDRLSGFEQDSDQIDEFFEYLGDQGIEINNNENEDDDEEVDRMIMKDEDNEEFDFDDLSVPPGIKINDPVRMYLKEIGRVPLLSAEEEIKLAQRIEQGDEEAKRRLAEANLRLVVSIAKRYVGRGMLFLDLIQEGNMGLIKAVEKFDYRKGYKFSTYATWWIRQAITRAIADQARTIRIPVHMVETINKLIRVSRQLLQELGREPMPEEIAEKMDLTPEKVREIMKIAQEPVSLETPIGEEDDSHLGDFIEDQDALEPSDAAAYELLKEQLEDVLDTLTDREENVLRLRFGLDDGRTRTLEEVGKVFGVTRERIRQIEAKALRKLRHPSRSKRLKDFLE, encoded by the coding sequence ATGAACAAACAAAACATCACTTCAGACATGGAAGCAATGTCCATCGAACAAGTGAAGGAACAATTGGTCGAATTAGGCAAAAAACGCGGTGCGCTGTCGTACAAGGAAATCACCGATCGACTCTCAGGTTTTGAACAGGATTCCGATCAAATCGATGAGTTTTTTGAGTATCTGGGTGATCAAGGCATTGAGATAAACAACAACGAAAACGAGGACGACGACGAAGAAGTAGATCGAATGATCATGAAGGACGAGGACAACGAAGAATTCGATTTTGACGATCTCTCTGTTCCACCCGGAATCAAGATCAATGACCCTGTAAGGATGTACCTGAAAGAAATCGGTCGTGTGCCTCTACTTTCCGCCGAAGAGGAGATTAAGCTGGCCCAGCGTATTGAGCAGGGCGACGAGGAAGCCAAACGCCGACTGGCAGAAGCCAACCTTCGTCTGGTGGTATCGATTGCGAAGCGTTATGTAGGGCGCGGCATGCTGTTCCTCGATTTGATCCAAGAAGGGAACATGGGTCTGATCAAAGCGGTTGAAAAGTTTGACTACCGCAAAGGCTACAAGTTCAGTACGTACGCCACGTGGTGGATTCGTCAAGCTATCACCCGCGCGATCGCAGACCAGGCACGTACGATTCGAATTCCTGTGCATATGGTGGAAACGATCAACAAGCTCATTCGGGTATCGCGTCAGCTCCTGCAAGAATTGGGACGTGAACCGATGCCAGAGGAAATCGCAGAAAAAATGGATCTCACGCCTGAGAAGGTTCGGGAAATCATGAAAATTGCTCAAGAGCCGGTATCATTGGAGACGCCGATCGGGGAAGAAGACGATTCGCATCTGGGCGATTTTATCGAGGACCAAGACGCGTTGGAACCTTCCGATGCCGCAGCTTATGAATTGTTGAAAGAACAATTGGAAGACGTGCTGGATACGTTGACAGACCGAGAAGAGAACGTTCTTCGTCTACGCTTTGGTCTCGATGACGGTCGTACTCGTACTTTGGAAGAAGTGGGAAAAGTGTTTGGCGTAACGCGTGAGCGGATTCGTCAGATCGAGGCAAAAGCGCTTCGCAAACTTCGTCATCCAAGCAGAAGCAAGCGCTTAAAAGATTTCCTGGAATAA